The DNA sequence CTTCGAGGACGCGAGCGGCCGGGTGCCAGGCCCGGGTACGGGCCTGGCGGGTGACGACAACCAGCTCGACGCCGTCGCCGTAACGGCGGTGCAGCCGCTGGTGGACCGCGTCCAGGACGGTCCAGTCCCGCAGCCACCAGCCGACGGTCAGCACCAGCGGCCGGTCGGACGGCGGCGACGCGGGCGCCGGAGTGAAGGCGGTGGTGTCGATCCCGTGAGGTACCAGGTGCACGCGGTCGGCGGGCACCAGGTCGGCGAAGAACGCCTGCTGGTGCGGGTCGAGAACGACGATGCGTTCGGCGGTCGGCGCGAGCTTTCGCCACGTGCAGGCCGGCAGGTGCTGCTGAAGGTGTGCGGGCGGCTGGTGATAGGTGACGGCGGTCGGGCCGAGGCGGCGGCGGGAGAACCAGTATTGCTCGTCCCCGTACAGTACGTGGGCGGCCGAGCGAGAGGCCAGCAGGTGCAGGTCGGTGGCGCAGTGCTCGGCCGGGTAGAAGGGCAGCGGGCAGCTTCGGGCGAGCAGGCGGTGTGCCTGACCGGCCGCCCTGGTGGCGAGCGGTCCGGAGGGTGGGGTGATGCGGCGGACTTCGGGGAGGTGGTCGAGAAGGCGGTCGTAGCCGCCGTGGGCGGTGTGCCAGGGGACGCGGACGACGGAGGCGATCACGGCGGCTCACGCCTCCTTCGGGGCGAGAAGACCGAGGGACCGCAGTCGGCCGGTGATGGCGTGGGGACGGTTGAGGTGGACGACGGGCTGGCCGTCGGCCTGGTCCGGGTGGAGACGTTCGGCCCAGCGGCGGCGGTGCCGGCGGTGGTGGGCTGGGCCCCACCACAGGATCGAGTCGCGGGCGAGCAGGTGGCTGAAGGTTTCCCGGTTCCCGGCGAACAGCTCCTGCCGGGTGCCAGCCCGCCGGAGCGAGCGGTGGATCAGCCGGGGCAGGCAGACCCTCAGCGGCAGGTCGAGCCAGATGACGAGTTCGGCGCGAGCCAGCAGCGTCTCGCCGACTTCACCGCCGTAGTTCCCGTCGGCGATCCAGATGTCCGAGGCCAAGGCGTCTCGGACGCGGGCGTGGAAGAGCTCCGGGCCCACAGGGGTCCACCTCGGTCCCCAGAACAGCTCATCCAGGTCGAGGTGGGGCAGGCCGGTGTGGGCCGCGATGGCGGCGGCGAGAGTGGACTTCCCGGAGGCCACTGGGCCGACCAGCGCGATGCGCTTGGGTATCACGGAAGCCTCCTCGCGACGGCATCAGCGAGCCGTTCCAGCAGGTGAGGAGTGTGCACTCCGGCGGTCACTTGCATCACCGGCACCCGGGCAACCAGGTCGTCCATGACGTCGGCGGCCTGCCGGGCCAGTTCGCCCTCGGAACGGGTGCGGTCGGCGAACCACGGGTGCAGCCAGTCCTCGTCGTGCGGGGTACAGCACACGGCGGCGAGCGCAGCGCGAGCCGCCGCCGCGCCAGGGAAAGCGACGCTGATGTCCCGGTCGTCGTCATAGAGCCGCGGGAGCACGACGAGCCGCAGCGGGGCGCTTTCCCTCACACGGACGGCGAAGGCGCCAGCGAAGTCGTGCGGGGTCCACGAAACTTTGCGGGACGTGCCGAAGTCGGTCGGCAGCACGCTGTGCGGCGGCAGGCTGCTGTTCGGGGCCAGCGCCGACAGGGTGCCGCCGGCGATGCGGACCGAGATCGGTACCCCGACCAATTTCGCGGCCAACTCGGTGACCAGTACGCGGTCAGACCCGACGAGGTCGGCGCGACGGTGAGCGGCCAGGGCTGTGATCAGGGTGGTCTTGCCGGCCCCGGATGGGCCGGCGATCAGTACCCCGTGGTCGTCGACCGTGGCGGCTGCGGCGTGGAAGGCGGTCCAGCCGCGGTGTTCGGCGCAGCGCAGGACGACCTCGCGGATCACCCGCAGGGCGTACCGCTCTCCGCGGTCGGTCCCTGGGTGCAGCACGATGTGCAGACGGCCCGTCGTGTCGCGGGCGTACAGGTGGTCTGCCGGCAGGTGCGAGGCGGGGTCGGGCTTCCACCAGCGGACCTGCCCGAGCCGTGAGTCGAGGTACGGCTCGCCGCGGAACGGCAACACCTCCAGCGACTGTGCATCGGCCAGACGGGCCCCGTGGCCGCGAAAGAGGTCTTCGCTGTGGTGGATGCGTATTTGCGTGAGCTGCCCGCACAGCGGTGCCGTCGATTTCTCGGGGGAGAAGTTCTGCAGGTGGATGCTCTGGTCAGGGTGGAAGGTCTCGTCGGTACGGACGTCGAAGCGGTGCCCGGCGAAGGCGACCGTCCCGTTGCTGCGGCCGCTCACCTCTGTCCCCCTGTTGCCGCCATGGCGTCGGGTGCCTGAATGAGGAGTTCTTCAGTGGTGCCGTGCACCAGGCGTCGGGCGATGTCGATGCCCATCTTCACCGCGTGGTCCATGTTGCCGATCTCGTAGCGCCATGTCCCGAACCGGCCTCGTGGGTAAATCCCTTGGGACTCCATCCACGGCACCACTGTGGCCAGGGCCTCATCACGGTCGAGGGTGGGTATCGGGTAGGCGTAGTCGATCAGTTCCAGGTGGGTACTGGCCAGCGGCGCGTCCTCGGGCACGAGGCCGTGGCGCCGCAGGGCCTGGTCGCAGTCGAGTATGAGCTGGCGGTGTTCCAGCGGGGTCCCCGGCAGCGTGGAGGTCTCGGTCATCCACGCGCTGAATGTCGTTGTGTCGGCGCCGGGGACGTTGGCAGGGGCGTACTTGCTGAAGTTCGTGGCCCGGTAGAACGGCACCTCAGGCTGGGGGAAGTACAGCCAGGACCGTTCGTCGGTGGTCGGGGCTTCGTAGCCGAGGCCGACCATGGCCACCGTGGTGTGCTGCAGCCGTCCGGCTGCCGCTCGCACCGCCTCCGGGGCGCAGGCCGTGATGGCGGAGAGCTGGTCAAGGGGACCGGTGGCCACCAGGTGGTCGAAGCCGATGAGGTCGCCGTCGGAGAGCGTGACAGTGCGGGCGGCCGGGTCGACGGCGACTGCGCGGACTGACGTCCGCAGGCCCGCGTCGAGCCGTGCGGCCAGGCGGCGCCAGATCTCTCCGGTGCCGCCGCGGGCGGGGAAGGCGAAGGTGGCGTTGGGTCCCCACCGGCGGGCCGGCGGGGCGGTCCCCGAGAAGGCAGCCAGGATTTCACCGGGATCGACCGGGGCGACGCGTTCGGCGACCCAGGACGAGGCCATCTGCTCAGGATGCGTCGCCCAGACCTTGGAGTTGTACGGGCCGAAGAACCGCTCCACCAGGCCCGATCCGTACATCGCCTGCAGCCACGTGGCGAAGTCCATACCCGCGGCCATCCCCTCCTCGCGCCGTTGGCAGGCGCTAAGAAGATCGTGCACACACGCCTCGGCGTCCTCGGCCGGGAGGCGGTGGAGGTACTGCTGGAAGGGGTAGGGCACCCACCGGTCGCGGAAGCGGATGTAGGACGACCGGTCGTGATGCAGCAGCTCGTCGGGGGTGAACAGCTCGGCAAGTAACCGGTCGAACTCGCCGAAGTGGGAGAAGACCACGTGCCCGCCCAGGTCCCAGGTGAAGCCGGCCGGATCGACCACGGACGAGGCAAGTCCGCCGGGCAGAGGGGCAGCCTCCAGCAGCGTCCAGGAACGGTGACCCAGCCGCTTCAACTCGTCCGCACAGGCCAGGCCACAAGGGCCGGCGCCGAGAATGACAATCCTCTCGGAGGGTAAGGCGTGCGGTGAATCGGGCATGAAGCCTCCTTCGATCGGCAGACGGTAAAGCTGTGACCCGCGTCCGGCGGGCAGCGGTGACAGAACGGGGGCGGGGTGACCCCATCGACGATGCACGGGACGCGGCGGGGTCACCCTGCTCAGGGTCGGCTTCGACCGCGAGGGGTTGGTGCAAGAGCGCGGGCCGCCGACAGGGTCCGGCCGGCGCAAGCTGGAGGTGCCTCAGGTCGCCGGCCCCTCGATGTCCGAGTCCACGTGTGCGTTGTGGATGTGGAAGTAGGCCACCTCCATCTGCTCCTCGAAGCCCTTGCCGTGCACGAGCGCCTGGAACATTGTCGCGCTGACGAACCGGCAGTAGTCGCAGGTCTCCCCACCAGCGGGTCCCTCGCGGCGCGCCATGGCCGCACGGGCCTGCTCCACTGCTTCGGGAGACAGCCCGTCCAACAATTCCTCGGTCAGGTCCGTGTCATCGCTCACGCCGCCATCGTGGCCACTAAGGACCCTGGAAACTCTTTCACTTGAGCGAGAGTCCCAGCGGCCCCTACATGCCGATCCAGCCCGCCATGTTCCGCAACGGCTCCGGCGTCCGGCGGGAGAGGTGAACGAGCCCGCGGATCGTCTCCCTGGCACCAGGGTGATAGCGGGTCTGCTCCGGCGCAGCCCGCCGCGCCGCCCAGAGCGACCTCAACGACGCCTCCGCTTTGCCCAGTTCCATCTCGACGCGGGCCCGGTCGATGAAGAAGTGCGCGCGGCGGGACGTCGCGATCGAGGCCGGCAGCTTGATCGCCTTGGCTTGCCGCAGTGCCTCGTCATACTGACGCATCTCCATCGCCACAGTCATCTCGTGCAAGGCCACGTTCACCGGACCGAAATTGAGCCAGTGCACCTTGCTGGCGTCTCCGACCCGCCCCGCGTACTCGCGGGCCCGTGCGATGTGGTCGGCGGCCGCGCTAGCGTTCTCCGCCCGCGCGGCAAGCACGGAGCCGCCCAGGTGAAGCTGGCCGGCGACGGTGAGGGCTTCGCGGGTCGCGTCGCCCGGAGCAAGCAGCCTGTGGCCGGAGCCGACCAGGCGCAAGCCGATGCCGTACTCCCCTTCGCGGAAGTAGACCAACCCCCGGAAGTACTGCCGCATGGCCGCCAGGCAGGGGTCCGAGGCCCGCTCCGCGGCCCAGCCGAGCCGGTCGAGGGCGACGCTGGCAAGATCGAAGTACCCCAGCTTCACCGTGACGTCGTGCGCGGTGCGGTAGGCGGAACCGAGCGCCTGCCACAGCTCCGTCGTCGGCGAGCGCCAGCACAGGGCGGTCAGCTCCGTGATGACGTCCGGAAGCGCTGCCGCCGCCGCATGCAGGTGGGCGGCGCGGACATGGGCACACAATTCCTCGGCGACGGTGACGAGCTCCTCGGCCGTGCGCGTGGTGACCCGGGGATCGTCGCCGAGGTCGTACAGGTCGAGGGACTCACGGATCGGCCGGATCAGCTCCGCCAGCCGGTCCTCCTGCATCTGCGTCACGTACGGTTGACCCGTCAGCACAGTGACATCGATCCGCAGCGCCCGCGCGACGGCCGCGACGAAGTCCGAGGACGCCGGCCGCGCTCCGCACTCGACCTGGGTGAGCCAGCTATACGAGTACGGAATCCGGTCGGACAGCTCCCGCTGCGTCAGCCCCGCTAGCCTCCGCTGCTCCTTGATCCGCGTACCGGTGTAGTCCCCGTCCCGCGTCGGCATACCGGACTCCCGTCTCTGACTCGTTACTTGGAACGCTACGCGTTGCTCTATGCCGCGACAGGCGGATTCACAAGGGACTCCGCCGAGTTGGTGGGCGCCTGGCTGTGATCGGATAGCCCCATGACCACTCCGACCCTGTACCTGTTCAGCAGCGCGGCCCCGCCTGTCTTCGACGTCGCACGCGTTATCGAGGAGGCGCAGGCCAACGGCTGGGACGTATGCCTCGGTCTCACCCCGACGGCCGCCCGCTGGCTCGCCGACTCGCTCGACGGCCTCGCCGCCCTCACCGGCCACCCCGTCCGCTGGGACTACCGCCTTCCCGGACAGCCGGACGTGTGGCCGAAGCCGGACGCCGTCGTCGTCGCGCCGGCGACCTTCAACACGATCAACCAGTGGGCGCTCGGGATCACGGACAAGTGGCTCGTCGGCGTAGTTGCCGAGGGCATCGGCAAGGGCATCCCCATGGCGATGATGCCGTGCGTGAACCGGGCATACGTTGCACACCCGCAGTTCGAACGCTCGATCGATGCCCTCCGGAGCGCTGGGGTCCGGGTGGTGTACGGCGAAGGTGGCTTCATCGCGAACGAACCGGGCCAGGGAGATCCCGCCACCTACCCGTGGCGGTCTGCCCTGGACGCCGTCGCCGACGTACTCGACCCGACCCCGACCGTTTAACAGGACCTGCTGACCGGCTGGTAAGGCCGCAGAAACCCACAGCAGCGGCACGAATCAGAGGTGTCCGACGGCAAGAACCTTCGGGTGCGGGGCGAGCTCGGTTGACGTCCAGGCGGCCTACTGGTCGTAGGTCCATGCCCGTCCGGCCTGGCGATACTCCTCGACAGGGATGGGTACGACGCCGGCCCGCATCTGTGCGGTGTAGAGCAGGCCGTCCAGGTGGTCGATCTCGTGGTGGACCAGCCGAGCGAGCCCAGGCTCGTAGACGGCGGTCTCCACCCAGCCCTCCAGGGTGACGGTCTCCACGGTGATCCGCAGCGGCCGGGGGACACGGCCGCGGACGCCGAAGAACGACAGGCAGCCTTCCCCGGGTTACCCTCGACGGTCTCCCCGAGGGCTGGGCCACCGAAGCGGCCACCATCACCACCGCCTGGCGCCCGCCTACACCTCAGAACCAGTCTGGGGCCACGATCTCCTCGCCCTCGCCCTGAGGCTCCTCGAACCGGGCGAAGAAGTCGTCCAGCGCTTCCGGCGTCACGACGAGCGCGTTCGCGTCCCCCCGTGCGTTGCGCTCCGCCAGCCGACGCAGCAGCTCGTCACGGGCCACGGGGAAGTACAACAGCCGCCACCGCCCGCCGGCCGACTCCACCAGCGTCTTCATCGCATCACGGTCCTTGCGCGGCCACAGCCCGTGGTCCCACGCCACATCCCGGCCCTCCGCGACCAGCTCGGCCAGCCGCTCGTGCAGCTCGGCGACGACCGGGGCCTCTCTCTCGAAGTAGGTGTTTTCCGCGTAGTCGACGCCGTACCGGCCGTGCCGCTCAAAGACCACCTCGTCCACCGACAGCCGCACCGCCCCTCGAGGCTCCAGCACCCGCTGGGCATAGGTCGTCTTTCCCGATCCGGTGAGCCCCACCAGCAGGAAGACCGTCGGAGCGCCACTCTCGACCACCATCAACTCCCCTCATGCCCGCCGTCGTTCCCGGCCGCCGCCACCCGAAGGATCCGTCCGTGCCCGCCTCCGTCCTCGCCCGCGCTCTGCGCACCTACGTCCGCCACGCCCCCGGCACCCTCGGCAAGGCCCAGATCGTCGACCGCTTCCTCGACGAGCACCTGCGCACCCACCCCGTCCACACCACCGTCCGGCTGCGGTCCGGCGACACGGTCCCCGTCACCACCAGCGACGTCATCCAGCGCCCTGTTCGGCGAGTGGGAGCCGAACCAGTAGGCCTTCCTACGCGACCGGCTCCACCCCGGCGACACTTCATCGACGTCGGCGCCCACCGCAGCGCCTTCAGCCTCCTGGCCTCCCACGCCGTCGGACCCCACGGCCGCGTCGTCGCCATCGAACTTACCCCCGCTTCCACGACGACCTGACCGCCGCAGCCGCCGCCAACCGCCGCACCAACATCCACACCGTCCGCTCCGCCGCCTCCGACACCACCGGAGCCCTGACCTTGTACCTGGAGGACCCCTCCAACTTGGGCCACACCACCGCCATCCGCCCCGCCACGTCCACGCGACCGCCGAGGTCCTCATCGCCCCTGTCCGACCTGATCAGCCGGGCAGACCTCGCCACCACGCGCGTCATCAAGATCGACGTCGAAGGCGCCGAAGCCGCCGCGATCCGCGGACGCCTGCCCGCACTCCCGTACCTGCGCGCCGACGCCGAGCTCGTCGTCGAGGTCACCCCCCGGCTCCGAGCCAAACAGGGCGAGAGCGCCGCCGCAATCATTGCCACCCTTCGCACGCACGGCTTCCACCCCTACACGCTCACCAACGACTACGACCCGGCCACTTACCCCCGGGCCATGCGCGGGCCGCAGCCGCCCATCCGGTGCACCACGACCCCGAAGGACATGACCGACCTGGTCTTCGCCCACACCGACGCCACTAGCCTTCCGCTCGCGCCCTGAGCACCGCTGGCTGTTCTCAGGCCCCTTAGGGCTTGCCGGGAAACAAGTCGTGGCTTCCAGCTGTGGGGCTCGTTGGTCTGGTATGGGGAGACCGGAAGGGATCGAGGCCGTTCTGGCGGTGAAGTTCCAGGTGTTGTTGCCGCATCTGGACGAGCGTCAGCGTCGGCTGGCCATAGGGGCGGAAGCACTGTCGCTGGGGCATGGCGGCATCAAGATCGTCGCCGCTGCAGCCGGGGTCCGGGAGGCCACGGTCTCGCGTGGGGCGGCTGAACTGGACTCCGGTCAGGCCCCGTTGGGGCGGGTGCGCCATCCCGGTGGAGGGCGGAAGAAGGCGGCCGAGCTGGACTCTGGGCTGCGGCCGGCACTGCTGGCGCTGGTCGAGCCCGACGAGCGGGGCGACCCGATGTCGCCGTTGCGCTGGACGACGAAGTCGACCCGGAAGCTGTCGGCGGAGCTCACCCGCCAGGGGCACCGGGTCTCCGCCGACACCGTCGCCGGTCTGCTGCGGGAGGAAGGCTTCAGCCTGCAGGCCAACGCCAAGACCATCGAAGGTGCCCAGCACCCCGACAGGGACGCCCAGTTCCGCTACCTCAACGAGCGGGCACGAGACCACAGGGACGCCGGTGACCCGGTGATCAGCGTGGACAGCAAGAAGAAGGAACTGATCGGCGACTACAGGAACGCCGGGCACGAATGGCAGCCTGCAGGACAACCCGTGAGGGTCAAGACGCACGACTTCCCCGGCCAGGCCGCCAAGGCGATTCCCTACGGAATCTACGATATGACGGCGAACACCGGCTGGGTCAGCATCGGCACCGATCACGACACGGCGGCGTTCGCCGTCGCCTCGATCCGCCGCTGGTGGCAGGCGGTCGGCCAACACGACTACCCCGGCGCCCGCCGGCTGCTGATCACCGCTGACGGTGGCGGCTCCAACGGCTACCGCACCCGGGGTTGGAAGACCCAGCTCGCCGATCTCGCCGCCGAGACCGGCCTTGAGATCACGGTGTGCCACCTTCCGCCCGGCACCTCGAAGTGGAACAAGATCGAGCACCGGCTGTTCTCCCACATCACCATGAACTGGCGAGGCAGGCCCCTGACCAGCCACGAAGTCATGCTCCAGACCATCGCCGCGACCACCAGCCGCACCGGCCTCACCGTCCGGGCCGAACTCGACAGCGGTGAGTACCCCACCGGCATCCGCATCAGCGACGACGAGATCGCCGCCCTGCCCATCACCCGCCACCGCTTCCACGGCGACTGGAACTACACCCTCCACCCCCAGCGACCGACGGACACGGCGACCACCACCAGCACACAAGACGAGACCCTGGCGGACGGACCGGCCCGCCTCACGCAGCGTTCGTTACAGGACCCGCAACTGACCGGGATGACCCGCCAGCAGTTCAACGAACTCATCGACGTACTGACTCCAGCGATGGAGATTCAACGCGAGCAAGTGCTCCGCACCCGCAGGGGCCACGAACGCCTGGTGGCCCCCGGCACAGGCGCCAAACCCAAGCTCACCTCAGCCGACCGAGTCCTGGCCACCGTGCTCCACCTGCGGAAACTCGCGACCATGGACCTCCTGGGCCAGCTCTTCAACACCACCGCCATGACCATCAGCCGCGCAGCGAAAGATGTCCGCCCGCTCCTGGAAGCCCACGGAATTCACATCCCCGCCTCGACCGCCCGCTTCCGCACACCGACTGACATCGAGAGATTCCTCGACCCCGACAAGAACAAGATCAAACCGACGTGTTGATTCCCGGCAAGCCCTTACTGATCGTTTCAGAATGAGTTCAGTGTGAGGGCTTGGCGGTCGGGTCTGGTGGCGGCAGAGTGGTGCGGGTGTCGGATGATCTTGTGCCTGATGACCTGTGGGAACGCGTGGCTCCACTGCTGCCGCCCCGCCCGCCGAGGCGTCATCGCTACCCCGGACGTCTGCCGGTGGACGACCGTGCGGCCCTGCGGGGCATCGTGTACGTGCTGCGCAAGAACGTGAGCTGGAGGGATGTTCCCGCGGAGCGGACCGGCTGCAGCGGGGTGACGGCCTGGCGGCGGCTGCGGGACTGGACAGAGGCCGGCGTCTGGCCCCGACTGCACGAAGTCCTCCTGGCGGAGCTGCGCAAGGCAGGTCTGTTGGACATGGACGACTGCGCGATTGACGGCTCGCACGTCCGGGCCCTGAAGGGGGGGCTCACACCGGACCTTCGCCGGTCGACCGCGCGCGGCCGGGCAGCAAGCACCATCTGATCGTCGACCGGCACGGCACACCCCTCGCCGTGTCGCTGACCGGCGGAAACAGGCACGACGTCACCCAGCTGACGCCGCTGCTG is a window from the Streptomyces zhihengii genome containing:
- a CDS encoding glycosyltransferase; the encoded protein is MIASVVRVPWHTAHGGYDRLLDHLPEVRRITPPSGPLATRAAGQAHRLLARSCPLPFYPAEHCATDLHLLASRSAAHVLYGDEQYWFSRRRLGPTAVTYHQPPAHLQQHLPACTWRKLAPTAERIVVLDPHQQAFFADLVPADRVHLVPHGIDTTAFTPAPASPPSDRPLVLTVGWWLRDWTVLDAVHQRLHRRYGDGVELVVVTRQARTRAWHPAARVLEGVAEQALLALYRQAAVMLLPLLDATANNALLEAMACGTPVVATDVGGIRHYTGEAALLPPPSDVGAATEAVEKVLTETGTAAHAARRASARERAEQFAWPLVADQMRGVYQLMEEAR
- a CDS encoding ATP-binding protein, which encodes MSGRSNGTVAFAGHRFDVRTDETFHPDQSIHLQNFSPEKSTAPLCGQLTQIRIHHSEDLFRGHGARLADAQSLEVLPFRGEPYLDSRLGQVRWWKPDPASHLPADHLYARDTTGRLHIVLHPGTDRGERYALRVIREVVLRCAEHRGWTAFHAAAATVDDHGVLIAGPSGAGKTTLITALAAHRRADLVGSDRVLVTELAAKLVGVPISVRIAGGTLSALAPNSSLPPHSVLPTDFGTSRKVSWTPHDFAGAFAVRVRESAPLRLVVLPRLYDDDRDISVAFPGAAAARAALAAVCCTPHDEDWLHPWFADRTRSEGELARQAADVMDDLVARVPVMQVTAGVHTPHLLERLADAVARRLP
- a CDS encoding protoporphyrinogen/coproporphyrinogen oxidase is translated as MPDSPHALPSERIVILGAGPCGLACADELKRLGHRSWTLLEAAPLPGGLASSVVDPAGFTWDLGGHVVFSHFGEFDRLLAELFTPDELLHHDRSSYIRFRDRWVPYPFQQYLHRLPAEDAEACVHDLLSACQRREEGMAAGMDFATWLQAMYGSGLVERFFGPYNSKVWATHPEQMASSWVAERVAPVDPGEILAAFSGTAPPARRWGPNATFAFPARGGTGEIWRRLAARLDAGLRTSVRAVAVDPAARTVTLSDGDLIGFDHLVATGPLDQLSAITACAPEAVRAAAGRLQHTTVAMVGLGYEAPTTDERSWLYFPQPEVPFYRATNFSKYAPANVPGADTTTFSAWMTETSTLPGTPLEHRQLILDCDQALRRHGLVPEDAPLASTHLELIDYAYPIPTLDRDEALATVVPWMESQGIYPRGRFGTWRYEIGNMDHAVKMGIDIARRLVHGTTEELLIQAPDAMAATGGQR
- a CDS encoding helix-turn-helix domain-containing protein; its protein translation is MPTRDGDYTGTRIKEQRRLAGLTQRELSDRIPYSYSWLTQVECGARPASSDFVAAVARALRIDVTVLTGQPYVTQMQEDRLAELIRPIRESLDLYDLGDDPRVTTRTAEELVTVAEELCAHVRAAHLHAAAAALPDVITELTALCWRSPTTELWQALGSAYRTAHDVTVKLGYFDLASVALDRLGWAAERASDPCLAAMRQYFRGLVYFREGEYGIGLRLVGSGHRLLAPGDATREALTVAGQLHLGGSVLAARAENASAAADHIARAREYAGRVGDASKVHWLNFGPVNVALHEMTVAMEMRQYDEALRQAKAIKLPASIATSRRAHFFIDRARVEMELGKAEASLRSLWAARRAAPEQTRYHPGARETIRGLVHLSRRTPEPLRNMAGWIGM
- a CDS encoding flavoprotein; this encodes MTTPTLYLFSSAAPPVFDVARVIEEAQANGWDVCLGLTPTAARWLADSLDGLAALTGHPVRWDYRLPGQPDVWPKPDAVVVAPATFNTINQWALGITDKWLVGVVAEGIGKGIPMAMMPCVNRAYVAHPQFERSIDALRSAGVRVVYGEGGFIANEPGQGDPATYPWRSALDAVADVLDPTPTV
- a CDS encoding peptide deformylase gives rise to the protein MSFFGVRGRVPRPLRITVETVTLEGWVETAVYEPGLARLVHHEIDHLDGLLYTAQMRAGVVPIPVEEYRQAGRAWTYDQ
- a CDS encoding AAA family ATPase, translated to MVVESGAPTVFLLVGLTGSGKTTYAQRVLEPRGAVRLSVDEVVFERHGRYGVDYAENTYFEREAPVVAELHERLAELVAEGRDVAWDHGLWPRKDRDAMKTLVESAGGRWRLLYFPVARDELLRRLAERNARGDANALVVTPEALDDFFARFEEPQGEGEEIVAPDWF
- a CDS encoding FkbM family methyltransferase, encoding MHTVRSAASDTTGALTLYLEDPSNLGHTTAIRPATSTRPPRSSSPLSDLISRADLATTRVIKIDVEGAEAAAIRGRLPALPYLRADAELVVEVTPRLRAKQGESAAAIIATLRTHGFHPYTLTNDYDPATYPRAMRGPQPPIRCTTTPKDMTDLVFAHTDATSLPLAP
- a CDS encoding ISAzo13 family transposase — its product is MGRPEGIEAVLAVKFQVLLPHLDERQRRLAIGAEALSLGHGGIKIVAAAAGVREATVSRGAAELDSGQAPLGRVRHPGGGRKKAAELDSGLRPALLALVEPDERGDPMSPLRWTTKSTRKLSAELTRQGHRVSADTVAGLLREEGFSLQANAKTIEGAQHPDRDAQFRYLNERARDHRDAGDPVISVDSKKKELIGDYRNAGHEWQPAGQPVRVKTHDFPGQAAKAIPYGIYDMTANTGWVSIGTDHDTAAFAVASIRRWWQAVGQHDYPGARRLLITADGGGSNGYRTRGWKTQLADLAAETGLEITVCHLPPGTSKWNKIEHRLFSHITMNWRGRPLTSHEVMLQTIAATTSRTGLTVRAELDSGEYPTGIRISDDEIAALPITRHRFHGDWNYTLHPQRPTDTATTTSTQDETLADGPARLTQRSLQDPQLTGMTRQQFNELIDVLTPAMEIQREQVLRTRRGHERLVAPGTGAKPKLTSADRVLATVLHLRKLATMDLLGQLFNTTAMTISRAAKDVRPLLEAHGIHIPASTARFRTPTDIERFLDPDKNKIKPTC
- a CDS encoding IS5 family transposase (programmed frameshift), with product MSDDLVPDDLWERVAPLLPPRPPRRHRYPGRLPVDDRAALRGIVYVLRKNVSWRDVPAERTGCSGVTAWRRLRDWTEAGVWPRLHEVLLAELRKAGLLDMDDCAIDGSHVRALKGGAHTGPSPVDRARPGSKHHLIVDRHGTPLAVSLTGGNRHDVTQLTPLLDAIPRIRGLRGRPRHRPGRLFADRGYDYDKYRRVLRARGITPKIARRGVPHGSGLGKTRWVVERTFAWLHQFKRLRIRYEIRADLHLGLLQLACSIICLRRHEPHSETIS